In Gammaproteobacteria bacterium, the genomic window ATCCTTGCCCACCATGCCTTGGGTCATCTTTACAGACAACTCGCAAAACCCCGTGAATCCAGACGCCATTTGGCCATTGCTTTGGAACTTTTGAAGACCCGAAATCAGGATGAAGTTCTGCCTGAATCCGAAGGCATGACCTGTGGTCAACTTATTGAGCCGATTCGCGTCATGATGCAAACCTAATCTTCAGTCGGGCCTCTCAAGACCATTTAGTACATATCAATAAATGAGTTAAATTAAATTATGTCTTATAGTCAATTTACTTTATCAAATATCGAAGAAATTTTTCATATCCAACTAATCGAAAAAATCACACTATTTTCTAATATTATACCATTACAAATTCCAAATCGACTATCCGATTTGTTAGAGTATAATTTACCGTTGGCTTTAGCCAATAATACTGAAAAAGCCCGTTCGGAGATGATTATTTCCCCTATTTTAATTGAATTAAAGCGACAATTAAATAATAAAATAAGTTTGTTTTCTGGTTTAGAATTCAATGTTGATGAAGAAAAAGGATTAATGGGATATTGTGATTTTATTATCAGCAACTCAATCGAACAACTATTTATTAAATCACCAATTATTATGCTAGTTGAAGCAAAAAATGAAAATATTAAAAATGGTATTGCGCAATGTATCGCGGAAATGATAGCAGCACAATTGTTTAACAAAAAACAAAAGAATTTAACAGCCACTATTTACGGTATCGTTACTACTGGCACAAATTGGAAATTCTTAAAATTAATATCTAATCAAGTCGAAATTAGTTTGACCGAATATTATATTTCCGAATTAGATCAAATATTGGGAATATTAATTTCCATTGTAGTAGGAAATAAATCAGAATTGGAGTTTCCTTGCGCTGTGTCGGCGTGTTAACCGACGATTATTTATGACAAAAAATATTGATTGGGAATCAATTCATCGCCGTCTAGCTACGGTAACGGCCGAGATCTCTGGCCAGCTCGACCAGAATCCAGAGGCCATTCGCAAAATTCTCGAAACGCGGGCACGCAAAGCGGCCCAAGTACCCGCCAAACCGGATGAAAGCAAGTACTTGGAGATTCTTGGTTTTGTGCTGGCCGGCGAGACCTATGCCATCGAAACGCGCCATGTTCGTGAAGTGTGCCGACTCAAGGATCTCACCGCCCTCCCGGGTACACCGCCTTTTCTCGCCGGGGTGATGAATCTGCGCGGCCAGATTTTGGCAATTATCGACCTGCGTAAGGTCTTTGAGTTTCCCGATCGGGGCCTCACCGAACTCAATCGGGTTATCGTGCTTAAGGGAGGCGGCAACGAATTGGGGTTGCTCGCCGACAGCATTGAGGGGGTACGCCGATTGGCGATATCCGCGTTGCAGGATTGTCTCCCCACCTTAACCGGAGTGCGTGAAAAATTCCTCAAGGGGGTCACGGGGCAAATGCTGGTGGTGTTGGATGGTAGCCGCCTATTAGAAGACCCTGGCCTCAAAGTCAACGATCCGTAAGGATTAAACCGTGAAAAATATGATTTAATCTTTATTCTATTAAGATACTTTTCGCAGTTTAACCACAACCTCAATAACTCAACTGGAAAATAATGTATGAAATGGTTTAAAAACCTTACGATTCGTTCAAAGCTCCTCCTTGTTTTTGGAGTCCTCTGTGTGCTGCTAGTGGGTTTGTCCGCTCTGGCCTACCAAACCTTGGCGGCGATACAACAAAACGAACGGGACAATGTTGACCAGATCGCGTTGATGACACGTACCGGTGTGGAAATCCGGGCGCACCAGAATCGCATCCGGGGAGAAATGCTTTTGTTTCTGGTGACGGACAATCCGAACGAAAAATCCACGATCAGGCGAGAAATTGAGGATCGGTCTACGAAGGTCCATGAGGGTATTGGTCAGGTCAAGGACTATTG contains:
- a CDS encoding conserved hypothetical protein (Evidence 4 : Unknown function but conserved in other organisms) encodes the protein MSYSQFTLSNIEEIFHIQLIEKITLFSNIIPLQIPNRLSDLLEYNLPLALANNTEKARSEMIISPILIELKRQLNNKISLFSGLEFNVDEEKGLMGYCDFIISNSIEQLFIKSPIIMLVEAKNENIKNGIAQCIAEMIAAQLFNKKQKNLTATIYGIVTTGTNWKFLKLISNQVEISLTEYYISELDQILGILISIVVGNKSELEFPCAVSAC
- a CDS encoding purine-binding chemotaxis protein CheW, producing MTKNIDWESIHRRLATVTAEISGQLDQNPEAIRKILETRARKAAQVPAKPDESKYLEILGFVLAGETYAIETRHVREVCRLKDLTALPGTPPFLAGVMNLRGQILAIIDLRKVFEFPDRGLTELNRVIVLKGGGNELGLLADSIEGVRRLAISALQDCLPTLTGVREKFLKGVTGQMLVVLDGSRLLEDPGLKVNDP
- a CDS encoding hypothetical protein (Evidence 5 : Unknown function) yields the protein MKWFKNLTIRSKLLLVFGVLCVLLVGLSALAYQTLAAIQQNERDNVDQIALMTRTGVEIRAHQNRIRGEMLLFLVTDNPNEKSTIRREIEDRSTKVHEGIGQVKDYWTARHDVTGLVLISEVEKELAGYREGREEQFKLVEAGKADKARLLGTGSQAERFESVRAVMLKIDRSYAVELVTL